The following proteins are co-located in the Gorilla gorilla gorilla isolate KB3781 chromosome 7, NHGRI_mGorGor1-v2.1_pri, whole genome shotgun sequence genome:
- the TCIM gene encoding transcriptional and immune response regulator gives MKAKRSHQAIIMSTSLRVSPSIHGYHFDTASRKKAVGNIFENTDQESLQRLFRNSGDKKAEERAKIIFAIDQDVEEKTRALMALKKRTKDKLFQFLKLRKYSIKVH, from the coding sequence ATGAAAGCAAAGCGAAGCCACCAAGCCATCATCATGTCCACGTCGCTACGAGTCAGCCCATCCATCCATGGCTACCACTTCGACACAGCCTCTCGTAAGAAAGCCGTGGGCAACATCTTTGAAAACACAGACCAAGAATCACTACAAAGGCTCTTCAGAAACTCTGGAGACAAGAAAGCAGAGGAGAGAGCCAAGATCATTTTTGCCATAGATCAAGATGTGGAGGAGAAAACGCGTGCCCTGATGGCCTTGAAGAAGAGGACAAAAGACAAGCTTTTCCAGTTTCTGAAACTGCGGAAATATTCCATCAAAGTTCACTGA